From the genome of Carassius gibelio isolate Cgi1373 ecotype wild population from Czech Republic chromosome B10, carGib1.2-hapl.c, whole genome shotgun sequence, one region includes:
- the phf12a gene encoding PHD finger protein 12 isoform X2, producing MWDITPGSFCGVVRHRASGCCRSDTPSEQNDMEEYLLDVEDEAQGSEPELSNITTTLKRPFGLLIAAAMQMNPTQFQLPNDLTCTTALPGTSKRRRKDELSAKNIKRPQHELDHFGLVPLPVKVCYTCSRSCRLAPLIQCDYCPLLFHMDCLDPPLTAFPTGRWMCPNHIQNLVLNQRSLTFSNRCQLFDQFQDRISQHAVKLDFLQRIHRQHPPTQQTAHTNSRKTLKVPDAIKSQYQNPPTLMATAGIREGELICTGLPESFAPQHLASEDEQCQWLKDVISLQCSIMRHLRNRQTSPWDSEHTEKTDLKPRDSCQSAVSTGSQNTAPKVSCSSCTNGLCQNCKTTNGPVERLVRSNGMHGPDRTQENTTDHEMSRLHAPSPPNHANPETQIKTERASLKSCSRTEDSPPVCVKSEPSAPSCDHEKTTSASDTVAAKLSGFTLCSGAHAVKSQKSISDTGSKDGNAVLDAVTSGSGDVFSRTEPNMMELSGRIKDIVQDSGEVELGSLDEKFIKLLAWQRIQQLFESKASPVESSSSLTVSPTGRKHSEAQNREVQARASLCSASEKGMAVNMCYRSLYIGTGADMDVCLTNYGHCNYVSGKHACIFYDENTKQYELLNYSEHGTTVDNVLYSCDFSEKMNQSPSSNLLAKVQNIIRRCRKKEQEESAMGVASTTEGGVMSCMSHDASITQCNCKNSGSSLIGGSGAGWEGTALLHHGSHVKLGCFQFIFSITEFANKPLREELTTCSLTPTPGQQGEQLSKATPPLLQHNLVT from the exons ATGTGGGACATTACGCCTGGATCCTTCTGTGGGGTCGTGCGGCACAGGGCTTCGGGCTGCTGTCGCTCAG ACACACCGTCTGAGCAGAACGACATGGAGGAATATCTCCTGGATGTGGAGGACGAGGCCCAGGGTTCTGAGCCTGAACTCTCAAACATCACAACCACACTCAAAAGACCATTCGGCCTCCTAATCGCCGCTGCCATGCAAATGAACCCTACGCAGTTCCAGCTTCCAAATGACCTCACTTGCACGACCGCACTTCCAG GCACCAGCAAAAGGAGACGAAAAGACGAGTTATCAGCCAAGAACATTAAACGTCCACAACATGAACTGGACCATTTTGGACTGGTTCCACTGCCAGTGAAGGTGTGCTACACATGCAGCAG GAGCTGTCGATTGGCTCCACTGATCCAGTGCGATTATTGTCCTCTTTTGTTTCATATGGACTGTTTGGACCCGCCTCTCACTGCCTTCCCTACAGGCAGGTGGATGTGTCCCAACCACATCCAGAACCTAGTA CTGAACCAGAGGAGCTTGACCTTCAGCAACCGTTGCCAGTTATTTGACCAGTTTCAGGACCGCATATCCCAGCATGCCGTCAAACTCGACTTCCTGCAGCGGATACATCGGCAGCACCCCCCTACACAGCAAACCGCTCATACCAACAGCAGAAAGACTCTGAAG GTTCCAGATGCCATTAAGTCACAGTATCAGAACCCGCCTACTCTGATGGCCACGGCAGGAATCCGTGAAGGGGAACTGATCTGCACTGGCCTTCCAGAATCGTTTGCCCCACAGCACTTAGCCAGTGAAGACGAACAGTGTCAG TGGCTCAAAGACGTCATCTCGCTGCAGTGCAGCATTATGAGGCATCTACGAAACAGACAAACATCTCCTTGGGATTCAGAGCACACAGAAAAGACAGATCTGAAACCCAGAGACTCTTGCCAGAGTGCCGTCTCAACGGGCAGCCAGAACACTGCTCCGAAAGTTTCCTGTAGCTCATGTACTAATGGACTGTGTCAGAACTGTAAGACCACAAATGGCCCTGTAGAACGATTGGTTCGGTCCAATGGAATGCATGGTCCTGATAGAACCCAAGAAAACACCACTGACCATGAAATGTCCCGTTTACACGCGCCCTCTCCACCCAAccatgccaaccctgaaacacaGATCAAGACTGAGAGAGCAAGCTTAAAGTCCTGTAGTCGAACTGAGGACTCTCCTCCTGTGTGTGTCAAATCTGAACCCAGCGCTCCATCATGTGACCATGAGAAAACGACATCAGCTTCAGACACAGTAGCAGCAAAACTCTCAGGCTTTACTTTATGTTCAGGAGCGCATGCTGTCAAATCACAGAAAAGCATCTCAGACACCGGGTCAAAAG ATGGGAATGCTGTTTTGGATGCTGTGACGTCAGGCAGTGGTGACGTCTTCTCTCGCACAGAACCTAACATGATGGAGCTGTCGGGACGAATAAAAGATATCGTGCAGGACAGCGGAG AAGTTGAGCTTGGCTCATTGGATGAGAAATTTATCAAGCTTTTAGCATGGCAGAGGATTCAGCAGCTCTTTGAATCGAAAGCCTCTCCTGTTGAGAGCAGTTCCTCTTTGACTGTATCACCCACTGGCAGGAAACACAGTGAAG CCCAAAACAGGGAAGTGCAGGCAAGAGCTTCATTGTGTTCGGCCTCGGAAAAGGGAATGGCTGTAAATATGTGCTACAGGAGTCTCTACATCGGGACAG GTGCTGATATGGACGTGTGCCTTACAAACTATGGGCATTGTAACTACGTTTCAGGGAAACATGCCTGTATATTTTATGATGAG AATACAAAGCAGTATGAACTGCTGAACTACAGCGAACACGGGACAACCGTCGACAACGTATTATATTCCTGTGACTTCTCTGAGAAGATGAACCAGAGTCCATCCAGCAACCTGCTAGCCAAAGTGCAGAACATCATCC GACGCTGCAGAAAAAAGGAGCAGGAGGAGTCTGCAATGGGCGTGGCTTCAACAACAGAGGGTGGAGTTATGAGCTGCATGTCCCACGATGCTTCCATCACTCAGTGTAACTGTAAAAACAGCGGCTCCAGTTTGATTGGAGGCAGTGGTGCAGGATGGGAAGGCACTGCACTCCTCCATCACGGAAGCCATGTCAAACTGGGCTGCTTCCAGTTTATATTCAGTATCACTGAGTTCGCCAACAAGCCGCTTCGAGAGGAGCTCACCACCTGCAGCCTCACTCCCACACCTGGCCAACAGGGGGAGCAGCTGAGCAAGGCCACGCCTCCTCTGCTCCAACACAATCTTGTAACTTAA
- the dhrs13a.1 gene encoding dehydrogenase/reductase SDR family member 13, with protein MMFTVLLICGGLVGFYLLLCVTVLHLPKCKSMAKLHGKTVIVTGANTGIGKATALDLAKRGARVILACRDESRARAAVTDIQRESGNKEVLYMHLDLASLKSVRSFTENFLKKESRLDILINNAGLVIDGKTEDGFGRIFGVNHLGHFLLTILLLERLKECGPSRVVTVSSMAHSWGKIDFDCINTHKDLGLGNSAVALLGTYSHSKLCNVLFTHELAKKLKGTNVTCYSLHPGAIKTDIGRHSNLWWRLFMAPILLLFFSDVESGAQTSLYCALQEGIEPLSGRYFSSCAVQNVFAKARDDAVAKKLWEVSERLVGLA; from the exons ATGATGTTTACCGTTCTGCTCATTTGCGGAGGACTCGTCGGGTTTTACCTGCTGCTGTGCGTGACGGTGTTGCACCTGCCAAAATGTAAAAGTATGGCCAAGCTGCACGGGAAGACCGTGATCGTGACCG GAGCAAACACTGGCATCGGCAAAGCCACCGCGCTGGATCTGGCGAAAAGGGGAGCTCGAGTGATTCTAGCCTGCAGGGACGAAAGCCGAGCTCGGGCTGCTGTCACAGACATCCAAAGG GAATCAGGAAACAAAGAGGTGTTGTATATGCACTTGGATCTGGCCAGTCTGAAATCTGTCAGGTCTTTCACTGAAAACTTTCTCAAGAAAGAATCCAGATTGGACATTCTTATCAACAATGCAG GACTTGTAATTGATGGCAAGACTGAGGATGGCTTTGGAAGGATCTTTGGCGTCAATCACCTCGGTCATTTTCTGTTAACCATCCTGCTGTTGGAAAGGTTAAAAGAGTGTGGCCCAAGCAGAGTTGTGACAGTCTCTTCAATGGCCCATTCCTGGGGAAAAATTGATTTTGACTGCATCAACACTCATAAAGATTTGGGTTTAGGAAATTCTGCAGTGGCCTTATTAGGGACGTACAGTCACAGCAAACTCTGCAATGTCCTGTTTACGCATGAACTGGCCAAGAAACTCAAAGGCACAAATGTCACCTGCTACAGTCTTCATCCAG GGGCCATCAAAACGGACATTGGTCGCCACAGCAATTTATGGTGGCGGCTGTTCATGGCACCAATTTTGCTGCTTTTCTTTTCGGACGTGGAATCTGGAGCTCAGACGTCTCTTTACTGTGCACTTCAAGAGGGTATTGAACCCTTAAGTGGACGCTACTTCTCTAGCTGTGCGGTGCAGAATGTTTTTGCTAAAGCCAGAGATGATGCAGTAGCCAAAAAGCTTTGGGAAGTCAGCGAGAGGCTTGTTGGTTTAGCGTGA
- the phf12a gene encoding PHD finger protein 12 isoform X1, giving the protein MWGKMETPTIVYDLDTSGGLMEQIQTLLAPPKSEDGEKRTRKPDRSTRRAGRATNHDTCDSCREGGDLLCCDHCPAAFHLQCCNPPLCREMLPPGDWMCHRCTVRKKKREQKKEQINGLLELQLGKQMPSPSPEQECGTLRLDPSVGSCGTGLRAAVAQVRLLERRPSSRPATPNSNTSSTDTPSEQNDMEEYLLDVEDEAQGSEPELSNITTTLKRPFGLLIAAAMQMNPTQFQLPNDLTCTTALPGTSKRRRKDELSAKNIKRPQHELDHFGLVPLPVKVCYTCSRSCRLAPLIQCDYCPLLFHMDCLDPPLTAFPTGRWMCPNHIQNLVLNQRSLTFSNRCQLFDQFQDRISQHAVKLDFLQRIHRQHPPTQQTAHTNSRKTLKVPDAIKSQYQNPPTLMATAGIREGELICTGLPESFAPQHLASEDEQCQWLKDVISLQCSIMRHLRNRQTSPWDSEHTEKTDLKPRDSCQSAVSTGSQNTAPKVSCSSCTNGLCQNCKTTNGPVERLVRSNGMHGPDRTQENTTDHEMSRLHAPSPPNHANPETQIKTERASLKSCSRTEDSPPVCVKSEPSAPSCDHEKTTSASDTVAAKLSGFTLCSGAHAVKSQKSISDTGSKDGNAVLDAVTSGSGDVFSRTEPNMMELSGRIKDIVQDSGEVELGSLDEKFIKLLAWQRIQQLFESKASPVESSSSLTVSPTGRKHSEAQNREVQARASLCSASEKGMAVNMCYRSLYIGTGADMDVCLTNYGHCNYVSGKHACIFYDENTKQYELLNYSEHGTTVDNVLYSCDFSEKMNQSPSSNLLAKVQNIIRRCRKKEQEESAMGVASTTEGGVMSCMSHDASITQCNCKNSGSSLIGGSGAGWEGTALLHHGSHVKLGCFQFIFSITEFANKPLREELTTCSLTPTPGQQGEQLSKATPPLLQHNLVT; this is encoded by the exons ATGTGGGGAAAAATGGAGACCCCGACGATCGTGTACGATCTGGATACCTCCGGCGGGCTGATGGAG CAAATCCAGACTCTGCTGGCACCACCCAAATCTGAGGATGGAGAGAAGCGGACCAGGAAACCGGACAGGAGCACCAGGAGAGCCGGCAGGGCCACCAATCACGATACCTGTGACAGCTGCCGGGAAGGAGGGGACCTGCTGTGTTGTGATCACTGCCCTGCTGCCTTCCATCTACAGTGCTG TAACCCGCCATTGTGCAGAGAAATGCTGCCCCCTGGAGACTGGATGTGCCATCGCTGCACTGTTCGCAAGAAG AAAAGGGAGCAGAAGAAGGAGCAAATTAACGGTCTGTTGGAGCTGCAGCTGGGGAAGCAGATGCCTTCTCCGTCTCCTGAGCAGGAATGTGGGACATTACGCCTGGATCCTTCTGTGGGGTCGTGCGGCACAGGGCTTCGGGCTGCTGTCGCTCAGGTACGACTTTTGGAGAGACGACCCAGCAGCCGACCCGCAACGCCCAACTCCAACACTTCTTCCACAGACACACCGTCTGAGCAGAACGACATGGAGGAATATCTCCTGGATGTGGAGGACGAGGCCCAGGGTTCTGAGCCTGAACTCTCAAACATCACAACCACACTCAAAAGACCATTCGGCCTCCTAATCGCCGCTGCCATGCAAATGAACCCTACGCAGTTCCAGCTTCCAAATGACCTCACTTGCACGACCGCACTTCCAG GCACCAGCAAAAGGAGACGAAAAGACGAGTTATCAGCCAAGAACATTAAACGTCCACAACATGAACTGGACCATTTTGGACTGGTTCCACTGCCAGTGAAGGTGTGCTACACATGCAGCAG GAGCTGTCGATTGGCTCCACTGATCCAGTGCGATTATTGTCCTCTTTTGTTTCATATGGACTGTTTGGACCCGCCTCTCACTGCCTTCCCTACAGGCAGGTGGATGTGTCCCAACCACATCCAGAACCTAGTA CTGAACCAGAGGAGCTTGACCTTCAGCAACCGTTGCCAGTTATTTGACCAGTTTCAGGACCGCATATCCCAGCATGCCGTCAAACTCGACTTCCTGCAGCGGATACATCGGCAGCACCCCCCTACACAGCAAACCGCTCATACCAACAGCAGAAAGACTCTGAAG GTTCCAGATGCCATTAAGTCACAGTATCAGAACCCGCCTACTCTGATGGCCACGGCAGGAATCCGTGAAGGGGAACTGATCTGCACTGGCCTTCCAGAATCGTTTGCCCCACAGCACTTAGCCAGTGAAGACGAACAGTGTCAG TGGCTCAAAGACGTCATCTCGCTGCAGTGCAGCATTATGAGGCATCTACGAAACAGACAAACATCTCCTTGGGATTCAGAGCACACAGAAAAGACAGATCTGAAACCCAGAGACTCTTGCCAGAGTGCCGTCTCAACGGGCAGCCAGAACACTGCTCCGAAAGTTTCCTGTAGCTCATGTACTAATGGACTGTGTCAGAACTGTAAGACCACAAATGGCCCTGTAGAACGATTGGTTCGGTCCAATGGAATGCATGGTCCTGATAGAACCCAAGAAAACACCACTGACCATGAAATGTCCCGTTTACACGCGCCCTCTCCACCCAAccatgccaaccctgaaacacaGATCAAGACTGAGAGAGCAAGCTTAAAGTCCTGTAGTCGAACTGAGGACTCTCCTCCTGTGTGTGTCAAATCTGAACCCAGCGCTCCATCATGTGACCATGAGAAAACGACATCAGCTTCAGACACAGTAGCAGCAAAACTCTCAGGCTTTACTTTATGTTCAGGAGCGCATGCTGTCAAATCACAGAAAAGCATCTCAGACACCGGGTCAAAAG ATGGGAATGCTGTTTTGGATGCTGTGACGTCAGGCAGTGGTGACGTCTTCTCTCGCACAGAACCTAACATGATGGAGCTGTCGGGACGAATAAAAGATATCGTGCAGGACAGCGGAG AAGTTGAGCTTGGCTCATTGGATGAGAAATTTATCAAGCTTTTAGCATGGCAGAGGATTCAGCAGCTCTTTGAATCGAAAGCCTCTCCTGTTGAGAGCAGTTCCTCTTTGACTGTATCACCCACTGGCAGGAAACACAGTGAAG CCCAAAACAGGGAAGTGCAGGCAAGAGCTTCATTGTGTTCGGCCTCGGAAAAGGGAATGGCTGTAAATATGTGCTACAGGAGTCTCTACATCGGGACAG GTGCTGATATGGACGTGTGCCTTACAAACTATGGGCATTGTAACTACGTTTCAGGGAAACATGCCTGTATATTTTATGATGAG AATACAAAGCAGTATGAACTGCTGAACTACAGCGAACACGGGACAACCGTCGACAACGTATTATATTCCTGTGACTTCTCTGAGAAGATGAACCAGAGTCCATCCAGCAACCTGCTAGCCAAAGTGCAGAACATCATCC GACGCTGCAGAAAAAAGGAGCAGGAGGAGTCTGCAATGGGCGTGGCTTCAACAACAGAGGGTGGAGTTATGAGCTGCATGTCCCACGATGCTTCCATCACTCAGTGTAACTGTAAAAACAGCGGCTCCAGTTTGATTGGAGGCAGTGGTGCAGGATGGGAAGGCACTGCACTCCTCCATCACGGAAGCCATGTCAAACTGGGCTGCTTCCAGTTTATATTCAGTATCACTGAGTTCGCCAACAAGCCGCTTCGAGAGGAGCTCACCACCTGCAGCCTCACTCCCACACCTGGCCAACAGGGGGAGCAGCTGAGCAAGGCCACGCCTCCTCTGCTCCAACACAATCTTGTAACTTAA